A genome region from Dickeya dadantii NCPPB 898 includes the following:
- a CDS encoding 3-oxoacyl-ACP synthase, with translation MRLTRFVTWVPKQRLSAGDVICAAGASASEARVFSQLFGFRQVAALDSDVPLASVFHRLLSELQRQSPHPEHPADVLIYAHGMPVQASDQHPWLVQLGREHPFIREHAPCYELDQQNCATLFWALALAQRLLSQQRAKRVAIIAGDTLSAFAIQERYFPGCTMVGDAFAALLLENQPSGLQIGPVYTEQRPEFHEGIHGSEHAKKAFYQAHDELISDALQSVKPGPPTHLHLLPHNVNRLSWLNYSRRHQHPLENIALGLMPDIGHCYTVDPLLLLPAALPAIQSGKPHVMLSVGLGAWIGSCRIQYADAPF, from the coding sequence GTGCGTCTGACCCGCTTTGTGACCTGGGTGCCGAAGCAACGGCTGAGCGCCGGCGATGTTATTTGCGCCGCAGGCGCCAGCGCATCGGAAGCGCGGGTCTTCTCGCAACTGTTCGGCTTTCGGCAGGTGGCGGCGCTGGATAGCGATGTGCCGCTGGCTTCGGTGTTCCACCGGCTGCTCAGCGAGTTGCAGCGCCAGTCGCCGCACCCCGAGCACCCGGCCGATGTGCTGATCTATGCTCACGGCATGCCGGTGCAGGCGTCGGATCAGCACCCTTGGCTGGTCCAGCTTGGCCGTGAACATCCGTTTATTCGCGAGCACGCCCCCTGCTACGAACTCGACCAGCAAAACTGCGCCACGCTGTTTTGGGCGCTGGCGCTGGCTCAACGACTGCTGTCGCAGCAACGCGCGAAGCGGGTGGCGATCATTGCCGGCGATACGTTATCTGCATTTGCGATTCAGGAGCGATATTTTCCCGGTTGTACTATGGTTGGCGATGCCTTCGCAGCACTGTTACTGGAAAATCAGCCATCCGGCCTCCAAATAGGACCTGTCTATACCGAACAGCGACCAGAGTTTCATGAAGGCATTCATGGTAGCGAGCACGCCAAAAAAGCATTTTATCAAGCTCATGATGAGTTGATTTCCGATGCGTTACAAAGCGTAAAGCCAGGCCCCCCGACACATCTCCATCTCTTACCGCACAACGTCAATCGGTTAAGCTGGCTCAACTATTCCCGCCGTCATCAACATCCGCTGGAAAACATTGCGCTCGGCCTGATGCCGGATATCGGACACTGCTATACCGTCGATCCGCTGCTGTTGCTACCAGCCGCACTGCCCGCAATTCAGTCCGGCAAGCCCCACGTCATGCTGTCCGTCGGTCTGGGCGCCTGGATCGGCAGTTGCCGAATCCAGTATGCTGACGCGCCGTTCTAA
- a CDS encoding GIN domain-containing protein, which translates to MKALLCSALVLLPLTVACSPANQQNVDVPSFTTLDVSRGLSVTLVCGNGYRVEASARQDVLDKLVVRPQGQSLIIENHSSDDNILRDHSAAITVIISAPITTIKAQSGVRMTVPACAVSPDTFTVDGSMGAEINVAGNTRQLDLSLAMGSSFNTREQAFSAQEAVVNIARA; encoded by the coding sequence ATGAAAGCGTTGCTTTGTTCCGCGCTGGTGCTGCTGCCATTGACGGTGGCTTGTTCGCCGGCGAATCAGCAAAACGTGGATGTGCCCTCCTTTACGACATTGGATGTTAGCCGTGGCCTGAGCGTCACTTTGGTTTGCGGTAATGGATACCGCGTGGAGGCCAGCGCCAGACAGGATGTTCTGGATAAGCTGGTCGTCCGCCCTCAGGGACAGAGTCTGATCATCGAAAACCATTCCAGCGATGACAATATCCTGCGTGATCACAGCGCAGCGATTACGGTCATTATCAGCGCACCGATTACTACGATTAAGGCACAGTCAGGTGTCAGGATGACCGTTCCCGCCTGTGCGGTTTCGCCCGACACATTCACGGTCGACGGCAGCATGGGCGCGGAGATCAACGTCGCGGGCAATACACGTCAGCTCGACCTGTCGCTGGCGATGGGGTCATCTTTCAATACGCGTGAACAGGCTTTTTCGGCGCAGGAGGCCGTGGTGAATATCGCCAGGGCGTAG
- a CDS encoding ABC transporter ATP-binding protein has translation MTVLVQLDNVHKIFLTDEIETHALSKINLSIHSGEYVSIAGPSGCGKSTLLSIMGLLDTPTEGRYRLNGADVERIGRREMARLRNREIGFIFQSFNLISDLTIAENVALPLTYRNDLSRSEQKARVIQALEKVNMSHRVRHYPSQLSGGQQQRVAVARAIVGKPSLLLADEPTGNLDSANAEAVMNILDELHQDGATICIVTHDPRSAMRAQRTIVLSDGQVVADGENGQLRQAV, from the coding sequence ATGACGGTGCTGGTTCAACTTGATAATGTGCATAAAATCTTTCTTACCGATGAAATTGAAACGCATGCCCTTAGCAAGATAAACCTTTCTATTCACTCGGGAGAATACGTCTCTATCGCGGGACCGTCCGGTTGTGGGAAATCGACGCTGCTGTCCATCATGGGCCTACTGGACACGCCAACGGAAGGGCGCTACCGGCTGAACGGCGCGGATGTAGAACGTATCGGCCGCCGGGAGATGGCCCGCCTGCGCAACCGGGAAATTGGCTTTATCTTTCAGTCATTTAATCTGATAAGCGACCTGACTATCGCGGAAAACGTGGCGTTGCCGCTCACTTACCGCAATGACCTGTCGCGCTCGGAGCAGAAAGCGCGGGTCATTCAGGCGCTGGAAAAAGTCAACATGTCGCATCGGGTGCGCCACTACCCGTCACAGCTTTCCGGCGGTCAACAACAGCGGGTGGCGGTGGCGCGGGCGATTGTCGGCAAGCCGTCGTTGCTGCTGGCGGACGAACCGACCGGAAATCTGGATTCCGCCAACGCCGAAGCGGTGATGAATATTCTGGATGAACTGCATCAGGACGGCGCGACCATCTGCATCGTTACCCATGATCCGCGTTCCGCCATGCGCGCTCAGCGCACCATTGTGCTTTCTGACGGGCAGGTGGTGGCTGATGGCGAAAACGGACAATTACGTCAGGCGGTATAA
- a CDS encoding 4'-phosphopantetheinyl transferase family protein translates to MSSISSCRWDDLAARAWPYPHCVVVPRAQLACPTIVAQARQACGVLPDAVLASRQLAEGMLRILLAPLCQQEAAALRFERNPHGKPFLPQHPTIQFNLSHTHSAFAFAFARHSPVGVDVESCQGHVDRKRSVARRFFHPDEIRWLDAFDDVRFLPAFTCLWSRKEAYIKALGLGLRKSLASFSCLADGQGAIRVTDVGQISDCRLDEAWIAGEPSVALSYCLLPAKSAEPDAWRLLILRDDAPENRASLQQP, encoded by the coding sequence GTGTCGTCAATATCTTCCTGCCGCTGGGATGACCTGGCGGCGAGAGCATGGCCGTATCCCCACTGTGTTGTAGTACCGCGTGCGCAACTGGCGTGCCCGACAATCGTCGCGCAGGCTCGTCAGGCCTGCGGCGTGCTGCCGGATGCGGTGTTGGCTTCCCGCCAGTTGGCGGAAGGCATGCTGCGCATCCTGCTGGCGCCGCTGTGTCAGCAAGAGGCCGCCGCACTACGCTTTGAGCGTAACCCGCATGGCAAACCGTTTTTGCCACAGCATCCGACAATTCAGTTCAATCTATCCCACACTCATAGCGCCTTTGCTTTTGCGTTTGCGCGCCACAGTCCGGTGGGTGTGGATGTGGAAAGCTGTCAGGGTCATGTGGACCGTAAGCGGTCAGTGGCCAGACGTTTCTTTCATCCTGATGAAATCCGCTGGCTGGATGCGTTTGATGACGTGCGATTCCTGCCGGCGTTCACCTGTTTGTGGAGCCGCAAAGAAGCCTACATCAAAGCGCTGGGGTTAGGGTTGCGCAAATCGCTGGCGTCGTTCAGCTGCCTGGCCGACGGCCAGGGGGCTATTCGGGTAACGGATGTCGGGCAGATTAGCGATTGTCGGCTGGATGAAGCGTGGATTGCGGGGGAGCCGTCCGTCGCGCTCAGCTACTGCCTTTTGCCTGCTAAATCGGCCGAGCCGGATGCATGGCGTTTGCTGATACTGCGTGACGACGCGCCGGAAAACCGCGCATCGCTTCAGCAACCGTGA
- the vfmH gene encoding two-component system response regulator VfmH, which yields MADKQHILIVDDDAHILASLQMLLSMEGYQVTLASAVEQVPGQLSQHDFDLILMDMNYQRDTTSGQEGLVLLEEIKRYDEYLPVVAMTGWGSVDIAVSAMQAGAVDFIQKPWDNERLLNVIRQQISFSLSQRSGKRLKEENKLLKLELEDNFNGEWVVESAPMKQLMRVVEQVAATETNILILGENGTGKSLLARAIHQLSPRRDENMVSVNMGCINENLFESEMFGHVKGAFTDARESRVGRFELADKGTLFLDEIGNLPLTQQSKLLRILEERCFERVGSSRTLKTNCRIIAATNAELDIRVSEGTFRQDLYYRLNTIELRVPSLVERQQDIMPLALNFIDRYARKYNKPAPGLSLSGQAALSGYHWPGNIRELSHLLERAVLLCGSSRLNSDDIFPSLPTAPQKVAKAEPELACDATLADIEERLLCQRMAKFEGNAVKAAHSLGLSRSAFYRRLEKYKINHE from the coding sequence ATGGCGGATAAGCAACATATCCTGATTGTTGATGATGACGCGCATATTCTGGCCAGCCTGCAGATGCTACTGTCCATGGAAGGCTATCAGGTTACGCTCGCTTCCGCCGTTGAGCAGGTGCCCGGTCAGTTGTCCCAGCATGATTTCGATTTGATCCTGATGGATATGAACTATCAACGGGATACCACGTCCGGACAGGAAGGGCTGGTGTTGCTGGAAGAAATAAAGCGTTACGACGAGTACCTGCCGGTGGTGGCGATGACCGGCTGGGGTAGCGTCGATATCGCGGTGAGCGCCATGCAGGCGGGCGCGGTGGATTTTATTCAGAAACCCTGGGACAACGAGCGGTTGCTGAATGTGATTCGCCAGCAGATCTCCTTCAGCCTCAGCCAGCGCTCCGGCAAACGGTTGAAAGAAGAAAACAAACTGCTGAAGCTGGAACTGGAAGACAATTTCAATGGCGAGTGGGTGGTGGAATCCGCGCCGATGAAACAATTGATGCGGGTAGTGGAGCAGGTGGCCGCAACCGAAACCAACATCCTGATTCTGGGTGAGAATGGCACCGGTAAAAGCCTGCTGGCCCGGGCCATCCATCAGCTTTCTCCGCGCCGTGACGAGAATATGGTGTCGGTAAACATGGGCTGCATCAACGAAAACCTGTTTGAAAGCGAGATGTTCGGCCATGTAAAAGGCGCGTTCACCGACGCCCGGGAAAGCCGCGTCGGGCGTTTCGAACTGGCGGATAAAGGGACGCTGTTTCTGGATGAGATCGGCAACCTGCCGCTGACCCAGCAAAGCAAACTGCTGCGTATTCTGGAAGAACGCTGCTTTGAGCGGGTTGGCTCGTCCCGTACGCTCAAAACCAATTGCCGTATTATTGCCGCCACCAACGCCGAACTGGACATCAGGGTGTCGGAAGGGACGTTTCGTCAGGATCTCTATTACCGCCTCAATACTATTGAGTTACGTGTGCCGTCACTGGTGGAACGGCAGCAGGACATCATGCCGCTGGCGTTGAACTTTATTGACCGCTACGCCAGAAAATACAACAAGCCGGCGCCGGGGCTCAGCCTGTCCGGGCAGGCGGCGCTGTCGGGTTACCACTGGCCGGGTAATATCCGCGAACTGAGTCATTTGCTGGAGCGGGCGGTGTTGCTGTGCGGGTCATCCCGGCTGAACAGTGACGATATTTTTCCGTCGCTGCCTACCGCGCCGCAAAAAGTGGCGAAAGCCGAGCCGGAACTGGCTTGTGATGCGACGCTGGCCGATATTGAAGAACGCCTGCTGTGCCAGCGTATGGCGAAGTTTGAGGGCAACGCCGTCAAGGCTGCCCATTCGCTGGGCCTGAGTCGCAGCGCGTTTTACCGACGACTGGAAAAATACAAGATTAACCATGAGTAA
- a CDS encoding ABC transporter permease, producing MNLWFDIRYALRLLLKSPGFSVLTITVMACGLGLALYMYSVINTIMYKTLPYPKGEGMVMVTPNVGGVSLDDSGLNFLDYTELSRQSTKLDDIGYFYAEFLDLNDGNRSVKYIGILSTPHIFSYTGTSPLMGRVLNDKDMQPDALPVTVISYDLWKSYFNGREDILKQSVQINGIRTYIVGVMPKGFAFPFFHDIWLPSRIKPLAFSLRSQAPDVYVYAHLNPHFSLDEANQEIVSVMDKLADKYPESNKGVSAVALSFQVSFMGDDTAQVFLITLSAVAFVLLLACCNVGNLLLARSHQRAREIAIRAALGSPMMRLVMQMLWESLIICILAGIVGVLLAAWGLDLTNKIFPRFVPTRVPSWWHLSLDSSMIINAGVLVIVTAFITGALPAWKIANGQFFQALRDGTRGIPRYRTSKAGRSLVIVEMALSFSILCISILFLILVTKAKNVDYGVATDGYIISRVNLNKDSYSTAQSRRLFYLALSKQLHDIPNLTSVALTTSAPGEFTEAHQLLIENREDGVIGDEGYPMVNDVGVMPGSLTGMGVNVLYGREFSAQDNEKSLPVAVISESLARKYWPDGKSAIGKRIRFRNEDNTDWYTVIGVVSHVIHGRPFSAFKNRATVYRSLLQRPAPMVTIMLKSEHPVVLPEILKLALYNVDNLMPVGPPQALNDMIERNTFGVSVLANLFMLFGVITIVLSSSGIYAVTQNAISQRIQEIGIRQVLGATPNHLLRMLMLQGVNQLIAGLILGLPLALLAAPRINRILGDGRIHFTLLFAFVALFIVIIVALATWIPSRRVIMMKPGDAIRYE from the coding sequence ATGAATTTATGGTTCGATATCCGTTACGCACTGCGCCTGCTGCTCAAAAGCCCCGGATTCAGCGTGCTGACCATTACCGTGATGGCCTGCGGACTAGGGCTGGCGCTGTATATGTATTCCGTCATCAACACCATCATGTACAAAACCCTGCCGTACCCGAAAGGGGAAGGCATGGTGATGGTGACGCCGAATGTGGGTGGTGTCAGTTTGGATGATTCTGGTTTGAATTTTCTGGACTATACCGAGCTGTCAAGGCAGTCGACGAAACTTGATGATATTGGGTATTTCTACGCCGAATTTTTAGATCTCAACGACGGTAACCGGTCCGTTAAGTATATCGGGATCCTGAGTACACCTCATATATTTAGTTATACGGGTACTTCACCATTGATGGGGCGAGTTCTCAACGATAAGGATATGCAGCCCGATGCATTACCTGTTACGGTAATCAGCTATGATTTGTGGAAAAGTTATTTTAACGGCAGAGAGGATATTCTTAAGCAGTCTGTCCAGATAAATGGTATTCGTACCTATATCGTTGGTGTTATGCCTAAAGGTTTCGCTTTCCCATTTTTTCATGATATTTGGTTACCTTCCAGGATAAAACCACTCGCTTTTTCTTTAAGAAGCCAGGCTCCAGATGTTTATGTGTATGCCCATTTGAATCCCCACTTTTCTCTGGATGAAGCGAATCAGGAAATTGTTTCAGTCATGGATAAGCTGGCTGATAAATATCCAGAGAGTAATAAAGGGGTATCAGCCGTCGCACTTTCTTTTCAGGTAAGTTTTATGGGGGATGATACTGCTCAGGTATTTCTTATCACTTTATCTGCGGTAGCGTTTGTTCTCTTATTGGCCTGCTGTAATGTGGGTAATTTACTGTTGGCACGGTCTCATCAGCGAGCAAGAGAGATTGCGATCAGAGCTGCTTTGGGTTCCCCCATGATGCGATTAGTGATGCAGATGCTGTGGGAAAGTCTGATCATCTGCATTCTGGCCGGTATTGTCGGTGTTTTACTCGCTGCCTGGGGGTTAGACTTGACAAACAAGATATTTCCCCGGTTTGTGCCTACCCGTGTGCCATCCTGGTGGCATCTCTCCCTAGATAGCAGCATGATTATTAATGCGGGCGTTTTGGTAATTGTTACCGCCTTTATCACTGGCGCATTACCAGCCTGGAAAATTGCCAATGGTCAATTTTTTCAGGCATTAAGAGATGGTACTAGGGGGATTCCACGTTATCGTACCAGCAAGGCTGGGCGCTCGTTGGTGATTGTTGAAATGGCGCTCTCCTTTTCAATTTTATGTATTAGTATTCTGTTTTTGATTTTAGTTACCAAAGCTAAAAATGTCGATTATGGAGTAGCGACAGATGGTTACATTATATCCCGTGTCAATCTGAATAAAGATAGCTATTCCACTGCGCAAAGCAGACGGTTGTTTTATCTGGCGTTATCTAAACAATTACATGATATCCCTAATCTGACTTCAGTGGCGTTAACAACAAGCGCGCCTGGCGAGTTTACAGAAGCTCACCAGCTTCTTATTGAGAATAGAGAAGATGGCGTCATTGGGGATGAAGGATATCCGATGGTGAATGACGTGGGAGTCATGCCGGGCAGTCTGACGGGGATGGGCGTTAACGTTTTATATGGCCGAGAGTTCTCCGCGCAAGATAACGAAAAATCTCTCCCGGTTGCTGTTATCAGTGAGTCATTAGCCAGAAAATATTGGCCAGATGGTAAAAGTGCGATAGGTAAGCGAATCCGTTTTAGAAACGAGGATAACACTGACTGGTACACTGTCATTGGAGTTGTCAGCCATGTAATACATGGACGACCATTTAGCGCCTTCAAAAATCGCGCAACCGTTTATCGTTCTTTATTGCAACGACCTGCGCCCATGGTCACTATTATGCTTAAATCTGAACATCCTGTCGTATTGCCTGAGATACTCAAGCTTGCACTATATAATGTTGATAACTTGATGCCGGTTGGCCCGCCTCAAGCACTAAACGATATGATCGAAAGAAATACTTTTGGTGTCAGCGTTTTAGCTAATTTGTTTATGCTGTTTGGGGTTATTACCATTGTGCTTTCATCAAGCGGTATTTATGCCGTGACTCAAAACGCAATCAGCCAGCGGATTCAGGAGATAGGTATCAGGCAGGTATTGGGAGCGACCCCCAATCATTTACTGCGTATGTTGATGTTGCAAGGGGTGAATCAGCTTATTGCCGGTTTAATTCTGGGGTTACCTTTAGCCTTGTTGGCCGCGCCGAGAATAAACCGTATTTTGGGTGATGGAAGGATTCATTTTACTCTGTTGTTTGCTTTCGTAGCTTTGTTTATCGTTATCATCGTCGCGCTCGCCACCTGGATCCCGTCCCGACGCGTCATCATGATGAAACCGGGTGATGCGATACGTTATGAATAA
- the vfmI gene encoding two-component system sensor histidine kinase VfmI: MSKLDSSFEPPHLLSFNVAAIAGLLGYFLLWLFPDQSVYLKILTVFIIFLCLVYSSFTFSERLNGKIHVVSNLLEALEQENFSLRGVTKDKGAFDNLIRQINQLSGTMARSRQQQKETYYVLHKVISNINISVFALDAERRIIWCNDAAAVLVNKPLSLLVGQPAAEFGLEGLLQQPSDAEPVDWRFPGTRGMFQIRHDSFIEDGRQNHLLFISDVSKLLRNEEQKTWQNLLRVISHEINNSLTPIASISQTLLQVFRKDSQHQAAPDLVNGMEIINNRARELITFVGSYRQLNRLPPANKQPCDIAGLMTQMAMLFPQRKLVLSGDAPQQAMVDANQMQQMFINLLKNADEAMAPGQGEIVLRWKVIARQLHIEIIDQGKGVANIENLFVPFYTTKTHGSGIGLILCRQIVEGHDGHLTLENRKDAEGCVVNIFLPLG; the protein is encoded by the coding sequence ATGAGTAAACTCGACTCCTCCTTTGAGCCTCCTCACCTGTTGTCATTCAATGTCGCAGCGATTGCCGGCTTGTTGGGGTATTTCCTGCTATGGCTGTTTCCCGACCAGTCGGTGTACCTGAAGATACTGACGGTATTCATCATCTTCCTGTGTCTGGTCTACAGCAGCTTTACGTTCTCCGAGCGACTGAACGGCAAGATTCACGTTGTGTCTAACCTGCTGGAAGCGCTGGAGCAGGAAAACTTCAGCCTGCGCGGCGTTACCAAGGATAAAGGCGCGTTTGATAACTTGATCCGCCAGATTAACCAGCTTTCCGGCACGATGGCCCGTAGCCGTCAGCAGCAAAAAGAAACCTACTATGTGCTGCACAAGGTAATCTCCAATATCAATATCAGCGTGTTCGCGCTGGACGCGGAGCGGCGCATCATCTGGTGTAACGACGCGGCGGCGGTGCTGGTCAACAAACCGCTCTCGCTGCTGGTGGGACAACCGGCGGCGGAGTTCGGGCTGGAAGGGTTGTTGCAGCAACCGTCAGATGCCGAGCCGGTCGACTGGCGTTTCCCCGGCACACGGGGGATGTTCCAGATTCGTCACGATTCCTTTATCGAAGACGGTCGGCAAAACCACCTGTTATTCATCAGCGATGTGAGCAAACTGTTGCGTAACGAGGAGCAGAAAACCTGGCAGAACCTGCTGCGGGTGATCAGCCATGAGATCAACAACTCATTGACGCCGATTGCCTCCATCAGCCAGACGCTGTTGCAGGTGTTCCGTAAGGATAGTCAGCATCAGGCGGCGCCGGATCTGGTCAACGGCATGGAGATCATCAACAATCGCGCCCGCGAACTGATCACCTTTGTCGGCAGTTATCGTCAGTTGAACCGCCTGCCGCCGGCCAACAAACAGCCCTGCGATATCGCCGGGCTGATGACGCAAATGGCGATGCTGTTCCCACAGCGTAAACTGGTGCTTTCCGGGGACGCGCCGCAGCAGGCGATGGTCGATGCCAATCAAATGCAGCAGATGTTCATCAACCTGCTGAAAAACGCCGATGAAGCGATGGCACCCGGGCAGGGTGAAATCGTGTTGCGCTGGAAAGTGATTGCCCGGCAATTGCATATCGAGATTATCGATCAGGGCAAAGGGGTGGCGAATATCGAAAACCTGTTCGTGCCGTTTTATACCACCAAGACGCATGGCAGCGGCATTGGGCTGATTCTGTGCCGGCAGATTGTCGAAGGCCATGACGGGCACCTGACGCTGGAGAACCGTAAGGATGCAGAAGGCTGTGTCGTCAATATCTTCCTGCCGCTGGGATGA